A window of the Rhodohalobacter mucosus genome harbors these coding sequences:
- a CDS encoding DUF2279 domain-containing protein, which yields MMILIHPKKYVLIAVIISLLTGSVDVMSGQHTATDNADSLNTNRLRTVIGATSAFYAGGLYFLNNIWYKDDQPVPFHFYNDWSGWKQVDKAGHMYSSYYISKKGIDALRWAGVSEKKAVWLGGSMSIVMLTPIEIFDGLFDGYGFSVTDMIANTAGSALAVGQELLWQEQRIRMKFSYYPTRYPGYRPSYFGESRITHFFTDYNGHTYWLSANISSFLPDSNFPGWLDIAFGYGADGLLGEFENPQYSRQVRLPDFERTRQLYLSIDLNLEAIQTRSKFIRGLLGALNMIKIPAPAIEFNSSGRIKLHPVYF from the coding sequence ATGATGATCCTGATCCATCCAAAGAAATATGTTTTGATAGCGGTCATAATTTCACTGTTGACCGGCAGCGTGGATGTAATGTCAGGTCAACATACCGCCACAGACAATGCCGATAGCCTTAATACCAACCGACTGCGAACCGTAATAGGTGCAACCTCAGCCTTTTACGCCGGTGGCTTATACTTTCTGAATAACATTTGGTACAAAGATGATCAGCCGGTTCCGTTCCATTTTTACAACGACTGGTCCGGCTGGAAGCAGGTTGATAAAGCCGGTCACATGTATAGCAGCTATTATATAAGCAAAAAGGGAATCGACGCCCTGCGATGGGCGGGAGTTTCAGAAAAAAAAGCCGTCTGGCTGGGCGGCTCGATGAGTATCGTCATGCTAACACCAATAGAAATATTTGACGGCCTGTTTGATGGCTATGGATTTTCAGTGACCGATATGATTGCCAATACGGCCGGCAGTGCGTTGGCGGTTGGTCAGGAACTGCTCTGGCAAGAGCAGCGAATCAGGATGAAGTTTTCCTATTATCCCACGCGGTATCCTGGGTATCGGCCTTCCTATTTTGGAGAATCACGGATAACACATTTCTTTACCGATTACAATGGTCACACCTACTGGCTCTCGGCCAATATCTCTTCCTTTTTGCCTGATTCAAATTTTCCAGGGTGGTTGGATATTGCATTCGGATACGGGGCAGATGGACTGCTGGGCGAGTTTGAAAACCCACAATATTCCCGGCAAGTCAGGCTGCCTGACTTTGAACGTACCCGTCAGCTCTACCTGTCGATTGATCTGAACCTGGAAGCGATTCAAACCCGGAGTAAATTCATTCGAGGTTTGCTTGGAGCGTTGAATATGATCAAAATACCCGCCCCGGCTATTGAGTTTAACAGCTCCGGGCGCATTAAGCTACATCCCGTTTACTTCTGA